The Candidatus Mycolicibacterium alkanivorans genome contains a region encoding:
- a CDS encoding valine--tRNA ligase, which yields MTTTPDSRAEAIPKSWEPGTVEQQIYQRWVDAGYFTADPASGKPAYSIVLPPPNVTGSLHMGHALDHTLMDALTRRKRMQGFEVLWLPGMDHAGIATQSVVEKQLAADGKTKEDFGRELFIQKVWDWKHESGGTIGGQMRRLGDGVDWSRDRFTMDEGLSRAVRTIFKRLYDAGLIYQAERLVNWSPVLETAISDLEVKYEDVEGELVSFRYGSMDDAQPHIVVATTRIETMLGDTAIAVHPDDERYRHLVGTALPHPFLDREIVIVADEHVDPEFGTGAVKVTPAHDPNDFEIGLRHDLPMPSIMDTKGRIADTGTKFDGLDRFEARYAVRQALADEGRIVAEKRPYLHSVGHSERSGEPIEPRLSLQWWVRVSSMAKAAGDAVRNGDIVIHPKSLEPRWFAWVDDMHDWCISRQLWWGHRIPIWHGPGGETVCVGPDQTPPEGWEQDPDVLDTWFSSALWPFSTMGWPDQTPELEKFYPTSVLVTGYDILFFWVARMVMFGTFVADDNAITLDGKRGPQVPFENVFLHGLIRDEHGRKMSKSRGNGIDPLDWVELFGADALRFTLARGASPGGDLSIGEDHARASRNFATKLFNATRFALMNGAAPAPVPAADQLTDADRWILGRLEEVRTEVDSAFDGYEFSRACESLYHFAWDEFCDWYLELAKVQLAEGVSHTTAVLAAVLDTLLKLLHPVMPFVTETLWKALTDAESLVVAEWPTASGFAPDAVAAQRVADVQKLVTEVRRFRSDQGLADRQKVPARLSGVDEAGLGVHVTPVAALAWLTAAGADFSPTAHIEVRLSGGTVNVELDTSGTVDVAAECRRLEKDLAAAQKELAGTTAKLDNAAFLAKAPEDVVAKIRDRRQLASEEVDRITARLAALA from the coding sequence GTGACCACCACTCCTGACTCCCGCGCCGAGGCCATTCCCAAGTCGTGGGAGCCGGGAACGGTAGAGCAGCAGATCTACCAGCGCTGGGTCGACGCCGGCTACTTCACGGCCGACCCCGCCAGCGGCAAACCCGCGTACTCGATCGTGCTGCCGCCGCCGAACGTGACCGGCAGCCTGCACATGGGCCACGCGCTGGACCACACGCTGATGGATGCGCTGACCCGGCGCAAGCGCATGCAGGGCTTCGAGGTGCTGTGGCTGCCCGGCATGGACCACGCCGGTATCGCGACGCAGTCGGTGGTGGAAAAGCAGCTCGCCGCCGACGGCAAGACCAAAGAGGACTTCGGCCGCGAGCTGTTCATCCAGAAGGTGTGGGACTGGAAACACGAGTCCGGCGGGACGATCGGCGGCCAGATGCGCCGGCTGGGCGACGGGGTGGACTGGAGCCGCGACCGTTTCACCATGGACGAGGGCCTGTCCCGCGCGGTGCGCACCATCTTCAAGCGGCTCTATGACGCCGGGCTGATCTACCAGGCCGAGCGGCTGGTGAACTGGTCGCCGGTGCTCGAGACGGCGATCTCCGACCTCGAGGTCAAGTACGAAGACGTCGAGGGCGAGCTGGTGTCATTCCGGTACGGCTCGATGGACGACGCGCAACCCCACATCGTCGTGGCCACCACGCGAATCGAGACCATGCTCGGCGACACCGCGATCGCGGTGCACCCCGACGACGAGCGCTACCGGCATCTGGTCGGCACCGCGTTGCCGCACCCGTTCCTGGACCGCGAGATCGTGATCGTCGCCGACGAGCACGTCGACCCCGAATTCGGTACGGGCGCGGTCAAAGTCACTCCGGCTCACGACCCGAACGACTTCGAGATCGGCCTGCGGCACGACCTGCCGATGCCGTCGATCATGGACACCAAGGGCCGAATCGCCGACACCGGAACGAAATTCGACGGCTTGGACCGCTTCGAGGCCCGCTACGCGGTGCGCCAGGCGCTGGCCGACGAAGGGCGCATCGTCGCCGAGAAACGGCCATACCTGCACAGCGTCGGGCATTCCGAGCGCAGCGGTGAGCCCATCGAACCGCGGCTGAGCTTGCAGTGGTGGGTGAGGGTATCCTCGATGGCGAAGGCGGCCGGTGACGCAGTTCGCAACGGCGACATCGTGATTCATCCGAAGAGCCTGGAGCCGCGGTGGTTTGCCTGGGTCGACGACATGCACGACTGGTGCATCTCACGTCAATTGTGGTGGGGCCATCGCATTCCGATCTGGCACGGACCGGGTGGCGAGACGGTGTGCGTCGGGCCTGACCAGACTCCGCCGGAGGGCTGGGAGCAGGACCCCGACGTCCTGGACACCTGGTTCTCCTCGGCGCTGTGGCCGTTCTCCACGATGGGCTGGCCCGACCAGACTCCCGAGCTCGAGAAGTTCTATCCGACAAGCGTTCTGGTCACCGGTTACGACATCCTGTTCTTCTGGGTCGCCCGCATGGTGATGTTCGGGACGTTCGTGGCCGACGACAACGCGATCACCCTGGACGGCAAGCGGGGTCCGCAGGTGCCGTTCGAGAACGTCTTCCTGCACGGCCTGATCCGCGACGAGCACGGCCGCAAGATGAGCAAGTCGCGGGGCAACGGCATCGACCCGCTGGACTGGGTCGAACTGTTCGGCGCCGACGCGCTGCGCTTCACCCTGGCCCGCGGCGCCAGCCCCGGCGGTGACCTGTCGATCGGTGAGGATCACGCCCGCGCGTCGCGCAACTTCGCCACCAAACTGTTCAACGCCACCCGCTTCGCACTGATGAACGGCGCGGCCCCGGCGCCGGTTCCGGCCGCCGACCAGCTCACCGACGCCGACCGGTGGATTCTCGGCCGACTGGAAGAGGTTCGCACCGAGGTGGATTCGGCCTTCGACGGCTACGAGTTCAGCCGGGCCTGCGAGTCGCTGTACCACTTCGCCTGGGACGAGTTCTGCGACTGGTATCTCGAGCTGGCCAAAGTCCAGCTGGCCGAGGGTGTTTCGCACACCACCGCGGTCTTGGCCGCGGTGCTCGATACTCTGCTCAAGCTGCTGCACCCGGTGATGCCATTCGTCACCGAGACGCTGTGGAAGGCGCTGACCGATGCGGAGTCGCTGGTGGTCGCGGAGTGGCCGACGGCCTCGGGTTTCGCGCCGGATGCCGTTGCCGCCCAACGGGTTGCCGATGTGCAGAAGCTGGTCACCGAGGTCCGCCGCTTCCGCAGCGACCAGGGTCTGGCCGACCGGCAGAAGGTGCCCGCGCGGCTCTCCGGCGTCGACGAGGCCGGCCTGGGTGTCCACGTCACCCCGGTGGCTGCGCTGGCCTGGTTGACGGCCGCGGGTGCCGACTTCAGCCCGACCGCGCACATCGAGGTACGGCTGTCCGGCGGCACGGTCAACGTCGAGCTCGACACCTCCGGAACCGTCGACGTGGCTGCCGAATGTCGTCGCCTCGAGAAGGACCTCGCCGCGGCGCAGAAGGAATTGGCCGGCACCACAGCCAAACTCGACAACGCCGCGTTCCTGGCCAAGGCGCCCGAGGACGTCGTCGCCAAGATCCGGGACCGCCGGCAGCTGGCCAGCGAGGAAGTGGACCGGATCACGGCCCGCCTGGCTGCGCTGGCATGA
- the folC gene encoding bifunctional tetrahydrofolate synthase/dihydrofolate synthase, producing MSIEEPTPDEIAALLQVEHLLDQRWPETKLEPSTARISALMELLGSPQLSYPAIHIAGTNGKTSVARMVDALLSAFSHRTGRTTSPHLQSAVERIAIDNQPISPARYVEVYREIEPFVQLIDRQSEAGGGPAMSKFEVVTAMAFAAFADAPVDIAVVEVGMGGRWDATSVVDAPVAVITPIGIDHAEYLGDTIADIAAEKAGIIGAPRGELAPVDTVAVIARQAPEAMEVLLAQAVRSDAAVAREDSEFAVLSRQVAVGGQVLDLQGLGGTYPEIFLPLHGEHQAHNAAVALAAVEAFFGAGAQRQLDIDTVRAGFAAAASPGRLERMRSAPTVFVDAAHNPGGAAALADALGTEFDFRFLVGVLSVMGDKDAIGILTALEPVFDQVVVTHNGSPRALEVDALAVRAGEIFGPDRVLRADTLPDAIETATAVVEDSALEADGFSGAGIVITGSVVTAGAARTLFGKDPQ from the coding sequence ATGAGTATCGAGGAACCCACGCCCGACGAGATCGCCGCACTGCTGCAGGTCGAGCACCTGCTCGACCAGCGCTGGCCGGAGACCAAGCTGGAGCCCAGCACCGCGCGGATCTCGGCACTCATGGAGCTGCTGGGCTCACCCCAGCTCAGCTATCCGGCCATCCACATCGCCGGCACCAACGGCAAGACCTCGGTGGCGCGCATGGTCGACGCGCTGCTGAGTGCCTTCAGCCACCGCACCGGACGCACCACCAGCCCGCACCTGCAGTCGGCGGTCGAACGCATCGCCATCGACAACCAGCCGATCAGCCCGGCCCGCTACGTCGAGGTCTACCGCGAGATCGAACCCTTCGTCCAGCTGATCGACCGCCAGTCCGAGGCCGGCGGCGGCCCCGCGATGAGCAAGTTCGAGGTTGTCACCGCCATGGCGTTCGCCGCGTTCGCCGACGCCCCGGTCGACATCGCCGTCGTCGAGGTCGGTATGGGCGGACGGTGGGACGCCACCAGCGTCGTCGACGCCCCGGTCGCGGTGATCACCCCCATCGGTATCGACCACGCCGAGTACCTCGGCGACACGATCGCCGACATCGCCGCGGAGAAGGCCGGCATCATCGGCGCCCCGCGCGGTGAGCTGGCGCCGGTCGACACCGTCGCGGTGATCGCCCGGCAGGCGCCCGAGGCGATGGAGGTGCTGCTGGCCCAGGCGGTGCGCTCCGATGCGGCGGTGGCCCGGGAAGACTCCGAGTTCGCGGTGCTGAGCCGTCAGGTCGCCGTCGGCGGTCAGGTGCTCGACCTGCAGGGCCTCGGCGGCACGTACCCCGAGATCTTCCTGCCACTGCACGGCGAACACCAGGCCCACAACGCCGCGGTGGCACTGGCCGCCGTCGAGGCGTTCTTCGGCGCCGGCGCCCAGCGTCAGCTCGACATCGACACCGTGCGGGCCGGTTTCGCCGCCGCCGCCAGTCCCGGGCGTCTGGAGCGGATGCGTAGCGCGCCGACGGTGTTCGTCGACGCCGCCCACAACCCCGGCGGCGCCGCCGCCCTGGCTGACGCGCTGGGCACCGAGTTCGACTTCCGCTTCCTCGTCGGTGTGCTCAGTGTGATGGGGGACAAGGACGCCATCGGGATCCTCACCGCGCTGGAGCCGGTGTTCGACCAGGTCGTCGTCACCCACAACGGCTCACCCCGAGCGCTCGAGGTCGACGCGCTGGCCGTGCGGGCCGGGGAGATCTTCGGCCCGGACCGCGTGCTGCGCGCCGACACCCTGCCCGACGCCATCGAGACCGCCACCGCGGTGGTCGAGGACTCCGCCCTCGAGGCCGACGGTTTCTCCGGCGCCGGCATCGTCATCACCGGGTCGGTCGTGACCGCCGGCGCGGCCCGCACCCTGTTCGGGAAGGACCCGCAATGA
- a CDS encoding DUF4233 domain-containing protein, translating to MSDDTPAAKAPDPWKSFRGVMAGTLILEAIVVLLALPVVNLVGGGLTAWSTAYLIGFAVLLVLLAGVQGRPGAIWVNLGVQLILVAGFAVYPAVGFVGVLFVVVWGVIAYLRADVLRRQRRGLLPGQQQPPQ from the coding sequence ATGAGTGACGACACGCCCGCCGCGAAGGCCCCGGATCCGTGGAAGAGCTTCCGCGGCGTCATGGCCGGCACGCTGATCCTCGAGGCGATCGTGGTGCTGCTCGCGCTGCCAGTCGTCAACCTGGTCGGCGGCGGGCTCACCGCCTGGTCGACGGCATATCTCATCGGGTTCGCGGTCCTGCTGGTGCTGCTGGCCGGTGTGCAGGGCAGGCCGGGGGCGATCTGGGTGAACCTCGGGGTCCAGCTGATCCTCGTCGCCGGGTTCGCGGTGTATCCGGCCGTCGGCTTCGTTGGTGTGCTCTTCGTCGTGGTGTGGGGCGTCATCGCCTATCTGCGTGCCGATGTGCTGCGCCGGCAGCGCCGCGGGCTGCTGCCCGGCCAGCAGCAACCGCCGCAGTGA
- the ndk gene encoding nucleoside-diphosphate kinase — MSERTLVLIKPDGVLRRVIGEIISRIERKGLSIAALELKHVSDELARAHYAEHEGKAFFGSLLEFITSGPVVAVILEGPRAVAAFRQLAGGTDPVEKATPGTIRGDFGLETQFNLVHGSDSTESAEREIALWFPGV, encoded by the coding sequence GTGAGCGAGCGGACCCTGGTTCTGATCAAGCCCGATGGCGTCTTGCGTCGGGTGATCGGCGAGATCATCAGCCGGATCGAGCGCAAAGGCCTGTCCATCGCGGCCCTCGAGCTCAAGCACGTCAGCGACGAGCTCGCCCGGGCGCACTACGCCGAGCACGAGGGCAAAGCCTTCTTCGGCTCGCTGCTGGAGTTCATCACCTCCGGACCGGTGGTGGCCGTGATCCTCGAAGGCCCCCGCGCGGTGGCCGCGTTCCGTCAGCTCGCGGGCGGAACCGACCCGGTCGAGAAGGCGACGCCGGGGACCATCCGCGGTGATTTCGGGCTGGAAACCCAGTTCAATCTCGTGCACGGCTCGGACTCGACGGAGTCCGCAGAGCGCGAGATCGCGCTCTGGTTCCCCGGCGTCTGA
- a CDS encoding Rne/Rng family ribonuclease, producing MADDDTFQELPETPSEPQWESPAAAGEELPERLRVHSLARVLGTTSRRVLDALSALDGRTRSAQSTVDRSDAVRVRDVLAQELEAADAPAEPDVVDFAAEAVEQAAEPESRLILETATVESVFMPLFVAPRPVPAVLEDDDDEDDDEDDEDEESGADADDEQGDRPANRRRRRGRRGRGRGRGEQGGADGEDSDQPAAEDKSQGADDEGDEANGDEESGTGEGATRRRRRRRRRKAGGGEDGEAGSSDDPPNTVVHERAPREKTDRDPDAIQGISGSTRLEAKRQRRRDGREAGRRRPPILTEAEFLARREAVDRVMVVRDKVRTEPPHEGARYTQIAVLEDGVVVEHFVTSAASASLVGNIYLGIVQNVLPSMEAAFVDIGRGRNGVLYAGEVNWEAAGLGGAQRKIEQALKPGDYVVVQVSKDPVGHKGARLTTQVSLAGRYLVYVPGASSTGISRKLPDTERQRLKEMLRDVVPSDAGVIIRTASEGVKESDIRGDVERLQERWNGIAAQAEEIKAKAAGAAVALYEEPDVLVKVIRDLFNEDFSNLIVSGDNAWETINFYIDSVAPELLSKLTKYEPASLDGPDVFAVHRVDEQLAKAMDRKVWLPSGGTLVIDRTEAMTVVDVNTGKFTGAGGNLEQTVTKNNLEAAEEIVRQLRLRDIGGIVVIDFIDMVLESNRDLVLRRLTEALARDRTRHQVSEVTSLGLVQLTRKKLGTGLVEAFSTTCTHCSGRGIVLHADPVDTTAGAGRKAESGGRRSKRGKKARTDEPAVVARVPAHGPGEHPMFKAMAAANGRYEDDESEEELADELEREAISDLEADTEELEVVDDDLDDEDSDEDEIDVDLDEDDEDVDEDTLDIDAEDSDEDDDEDLDDEDDLDEDEPVAAPAPAVGTGRTRRRAAARPAGPPVS from the coding sequence GTGGCCGACGATGACACCTTCCAGGAACTGCCCGAAACCCCCAGCGAGCCGCAGTGGGAATCACCCGCGGCTGCGGGCGAGGAATTACCCGAGCGCTTGAGAGTCCACTCCCTGGCCCGGGTGCTCGGCACCACCAGCAGGCGGGTCCTCGACGCACTGAGCGCGCTCGACGGCCGCACCCGCAGCGCGCAGTCCACCGTCGACCGCAGCGACGCGGTGCGGGTGCGCGACGTGCTGGCGCAGGAGCTCGAGGCCGCTGACGCGCCGGCGGAGCCTGACGTCGTCGACTTCGCGGCCGAGGCGGTCGAGCAGGCCGCCGAGCCGGAGTCGCGGCTGATCCTGGAGACCGCCACCGTGGAGTCGGTGTTCATGCCGCTCTTCGTCGCCCCGCGGCCCGTCCCGGCTGTTCTCGAGGACGACGACGACGAGGACGACGACGAGGACGACGAGGACGAGGAATCCGGCGCCGACGCCGACGACGAGCAGGGCGACCGTCCGGCGAACCGGCGCCGCCGCCGCGGCCGTCGTGGTCGCGGACGCGGTCGCGGTGAGCAGGGCGGTGCCGACGGGGAGGATTCCGACCAGCCGGCCGCCGAGGACAAGTCCCAGGGCGCTGACGACGAGGGCGACGAGGCCAACGGCGACGAGGAGTCGGGCACCGGTGAGGGTGCCACCCGGCGCCGTCGCCGGCGCCGTCGCCGCAAGGCCGGTGGCGGCGAGGACGGCGAGGCCGGGTCGTCCGACGATCCGCCCAACACCGTCGTGCACGAGCGCGCCCCGCGCGAGAAGACAGACCGCGACCCGGACGCCATCCAGGGCATCAGCGGTTCCACTCGGCTGGAGGCCAAGCGTCAGCGCCGCCGCGACGGTCGCGAGGCCGGTCGGCGCCGCCCGCCGATCCTGACCGAGGCTGAGTTCCTGGCCCGCCGCGAGGCGGTCGACCGGGTCATGGTGGTGCGCGACAAGGTGCGCACCGAGCCGCCGCACGAGGGCGCCCGGTACACCCAGATCGCGGTCCTCGAAGACGGTGTCGTCGTCGAGCACTTCGTCACCTCGGCCGCGTCGGCGTCGCTGGTCGGCAACATTTACCTGGGCATCGTGCAGAACGTGCTGCCGTCGATGGAGGCCGCCTTCGTCGACATCGGCCGCGGCCGCAACGGCGTGCTCTACGCCGGTGAAGTGAACTGGGAGGCCGCCGGCCTCGGTGGCGCGCAGCGCAAGATCGAGCAGGCACTCAAGCCTGGCGACTACGTCGTCGTCCAGGTCAGCAAGGACCCGGTCGGTCACAAGGGCGCCCGCCTGACCACCCAGGTGTCACTGGCCGGGCGCTACCTGGTCTACGTGCCGGGTGCCTCGTCGACCGGCATCAGCCGCAAGCTGCCCGACACCGAGCGTCAGCGGCTCAAGGAGATGCTGCGCGACGTGGTGCCGTCGGACGCCGGCGTGATCATCCGGACCGCCTCCGAAGGGGTCAAGGAATCCGACATCCGCGGTGACGTCGAGCGGCTGCAGGAGCGCTGGAACGGTATCGCCGCGCAGGCCGAGGAGATCAAGGCCAAGGCTGCCGGTGCCGCCGTCGCGCTCTACGAAGAGCCCGACGTGCTGGTCAAGGTGATCCGTGACCTGTTCAACGAGGACTTCTCCAATCTCATCGTCTCCGGCGACAACGCCTGGGAGACCATCAACTTCTACATCGATTCCGTTGCCCCGGAACTGCTTTCGAAGCTGACCAAGTACGAGCCGGCCAGCCTGGATGGGCCCGACGTGTTCGCGGTGCACCGCGTCGACGAGCAGCTGGCCAAGGCGATGGACCGCAAGGTGTGGCTGCCCTCGGGCGGCACGCTGGTCATCGATCGCACCGAGGCGATGACCGTCGTCGACGTCAACACCGGCAAGTTCACCGGCGCCGGGGGCAACCTCGAGCAGACCGTCACCAAGAACAACCTCGAGGCGGCCGAGGAGATCGTGCGCCAGCTGCGGCTGCGCGACATCGGCGGCATCGTGGTCATCGACTTCATCGACATGGTGCTGGAGTCCAACCGGGACCTGGTGCTGCGCCGGCTGACCGAGGCGCTGGCCCGCGACCGCACCCGCCACCAGGTGTCCGAGGTGACCTCGCTGGGCCTGGTGCAGCTGACCCGCAAGAAGCTCGGCACCGGACTGGTCGAAGCGTTTTCGACCACCTGCACGCACTGCAGCGGCCGGGGCATCGTGCTGCACGCCGATCCGGTCGACACCACGGCCGGCGCCGGGCGCAAGGCCGAGTCCGGCGGGCGCCGCAGCAAGCGCGGCAAGAAGGCACGCACCGACGAGCCCGCCGTCGTCGCGCGGGTGCCGGCCCACGGGCCCGGTGAACACCCGATGTTCAAGGCGATGGCGGCGGCCAACGGCAGGTACGAGGACGACGAGTCCGAAGAGGAGCTCGCCGACGAACTCGAGCGGGAGGCGATCTCGGACCTCGAGGCCGACACCGAGGAGCTCGAGGTCGTCGACGACGACCTCGACGACGAGGACTCCGATGAGGACGAGATCGACGTAGACCTCGACGAGGATGACGAGGACGTCGACGAGGACACGCTGGACATCGACGCCGAGGATTCCGATGAGGACGACGACGAGGACCTCGACGACGAGGACGACCTGGACGAGGACGAGCCCGTCGCGGCGCCCGCACCTGCGGTGGGCACCGGACGGACCCGTCGGCGCGCCGCGGCCCGGCCAGCCGGGCCGCCCGTGTCCTAG
- the rplU gene encoding 50S ribosomal protein L21 translates to MATYAIVKTGGKQYKVAVGDVVKVEKLDGEPGASVSLPVALVVDGATVTTDAKDLAKVAVTGEVLEHIKGPKIRIHKFKNKTGYHKRQGHRQPLTVLKVTGIK, encoded by the coding sequence ATGGCGACGTACGCAATCGTCAAGACCGGCGGCAAGCAGTACAAGGTTGCCGTCGGTGACGTGGTCAAGGTCGAGAAGCTCGACGGTGAGCCGGGCGCTTCGGTGTCGCTGCCCGTCGCGCTCGTCGTCGACGGCGCGACGGTGACCACCGACGCCAAGGACCTGGCCAAGGTCGCGGTGACCGGCGAGGTGCTCGAGCACATCAAGGGCCCCAAGATCCGCATCCACAAGTTCAAGAACAAGACCGGCTACCACAAGCGGCAGGGTCACCGTCAGCCGCTGACCGTGCTCAAGGTCACCGGAATCAAGTAA
- the rpmA gene encoding 50S ribosomal protein L27 has product MAHKKGASSSRNGRESNAQRLGVKRFGGQAVKAGEILVRQRGTHFHPGVNVGRGGDDTLFATAPGAVEFGLKRGRKTVNVVRVARPE; this is encoded by the coding sequence ATGGCACACAAGAAGGGCGCTTCCAGCTCGCGCAACGGCCGCGAATCCAATGCCCAGCGGCTCGGCGTCAAGCGGTTCGGCGGTCAGGCCGTCAAGGCCGGCGAGATCCTCGTCCGCCAGCGCGGCACCCATTTCCACCCCGGCGTGAACGTCGGCCGCGGCGGTGACGACACCCTGTTCGCCACCGCTCCCGGCGCGGTGGAGTTCGGTCTCAAGCGCGGCCGCAAGACCGTCAACGTCGTCCGCGTCGCGCGACCGGAGTAG
- the obgE gene encoding GTPase ObgE, with the protein MPRFVDRVVIHTRAGNGGNGCASVHREKFKPLGGPDGGNGGSGGSVILVVDPQVHTLLDFHFHPNVVAPSGKQGMGSNREGANGVDLEVKVPDGTVVLDEQGRLLADLVGAGTRFVAAEGGRGGLGNAALASRARKAPGFALLGEKGQERELTLELKTVADVGLIGFPSAGKSSLVSTISAAKPKIADYPFTTLVPNLGVVSAGEHTFTVADVPGLIPGASQGRGLGLDFLRHIERCAVLVHVVDCAALEPGRDPISDIDALEAELAAYQPTLQGDSTLGDLADRPRAVVLNKIDVPEARELADFVRPEIESRGWPVFEVSTVSREGLRELIFALWDMVASYQATQPEVVPRRPVIRPIPVDQSGFSVEVDTENPGGFVVRGTRPERWVAQTNFDNDEAVGYLGDRLARLGVEDELLKLGAKPGCAVTIGDMTFDWEPQTPAGVDVTPTGRGTDARLERNDRIGAAERKEARRLRREHGDEQ; encoded by the coding sequence ATGCCCCGGTTCGTCGACCGCGTCGTCATTCACACGCGTGCGGGCAACGGCGGTAACGGCTGTGCGTCGGTCCATCGCGAGAAGTTCAAGCCGCTCGGCGGTCCTGATGGCGGCAACGGCGGCAGCGGCGGCAGCGTCATCCTGGTCGTCGACCCGCAGGTGCACACGCTGCTGGACTTCCATTTCCACCCGAACGTCGTCGCGCCTTCCGGCAAGCAGGGTATGGGCAGCAACCGCGAAGGCGCCAACGGCGTCGATCTCGAGGTGAAGGTTCCCGACGGCACCGTCGTGCTCGACGAGCAGGGCCGGCTGCTGGCCGACCTGGTCGGCGCCGGCACCCGCTTCGTGGCCGCCGAGGGCGGTCGCGGCGGCCTGGGCAATGCCGCGCTGGCTTCCCGCGCCCGAAAGGCGCCCGGTTTCGCGCTGCTCGGCGAGAAGGGCCAGGAGCGCGAACTCACCCTGGAGCTCAAGACCGTCGCCGACGTCGGTCTGATCGGCTTCCCGTCGGCGGGCAAGTCGTCCCTGGTGTCGACGATCTCGGCGGCCAAGCCCAAGATCGCCGACTACCCGTTCACCACGCTGGTGCCCAACCTCGGCGTGGTCTCGGCCGGTGAGCACACCTTCACCGTCGCCGACGTGCCGGGCCTGATCCCCGGCGCTTCCCAGGGCCGCGGGCTGGGCCTGGATTTCCTGCGTCACATCGAACGCTGCGCGGTGCTGGTGCACGTCGTGGACTGCGCCGCGCTCGAACCCGGTCGCGACCCGATCTCCGACATCGACGCGCTCGAGGCCGAACTCGCCGCGTATCAGCCGACGCTGCAAGGGGATTCGACACTCGGTGACCTCGCCGACCGCCCGCGCGCGGTGGTGCTGAACAAGATCGACGTGCCCGAGGCCCGTGAGCTCGCCGATTTCGTGCGCCCCGAGATCGAAAGCCGCGGCTGGCCGGTCTTCGAGGTGTCGACCGTGAGCCGGGAAGGCTTGCGGGAGTTGATCTTTGCTCTGTGGGACATGGTGGCGTCCTACCAGGCCACCCAGCCCGAGGTGGTGCCGCGGCGCCCGGTGATCCGGCCGATCCCGGTCGACCAGAGCGGCTTCAGCGTCGAGGTCGACACCGAGAACCCCGGCGGGTTCGTGGTACGCGGCACCCGGCCGGAACGCTGGGTGGCGCAGACCAACTTCGACAACGACGAGGCGGTCGGCTATCTCGGCGACCGACTGGCCCGCCTGGGCGTCGAGGACGAACTGCTGAAGCTGGGTGCCAAGCCGGGATGTGCGGTCACCATCGGTGACATGACTTTCGACTGGGAGCCGCAGACGCCCGCCGGCGTGGACGTCACCCCGACCGGCCGCGGCACCGACGCCCGGCTGGAGCGCAACGACCGAATCGGAGCCGCCGAGCGCAAGGAGGCCCGTCGCCTGCGCCGCGAGCACGGGGACGAGCAGTGA
- the proB gene encoding glutamate 5-kinase gives MSQYRDAIRTARSVVVKVGTTALTTKSGLFDAGRLAKLVDAIEARMKAGSDVVIVSSGAIAAGIEPLGLSKRPTDLATKQAAASVGQVALVNAWSAAFARYDRTVGQVLLTAHDISMRVQHTNAQRTLDRLRALHAVAIVNENDTVATNEIRFGDNDRLSALVAHLVGADALILLSDIDGLYDADPRKADARFIPEVTGPDDLDGVVAGQGSALGTGGMRSKLSSALLAADAGLPVLLAAATDAATALTDASVGTVFAPRPDRMSARRFWVRYAAEASGALTLDAGAVRAVVKQRRSLLPAGITAVSGRFFGGDVVELRGPVEQMVARGVVAYDAAELATMIGRSTSDLPAEMRRPAVHADDLVAV, from the coding sequence GTGAGTCAGTACCGCGACGCGATCCGCACCGCCCGGAGTGTCGTCGTCAAGGTCGGCACCACCGCACTGACCACCAAGTCGGGGTTGTTCGACGCCGGCCGGCTGGCCAAACTCGTCGACGCCATCGAGGCCCGGATGAAGGCCGGTTCCGATGTCGTCATCGTGTCCTCCGGCGCGATCGCCGCCGGCATCGAGCCGCTGGGCCTGAGCAAGCGTCCCACCGACCTGGCCACCAAGCAGGCGGCGGCCAGCGTAGGTCAGGTCGCTCTGGTCAACGCCTGGAGCGCGGCGTTCGCCCGCTACGACCGCACGGTGGGACAGGTGCTGCTGACCGCACATGACATCTCGATGCGGGTACAGCACACCAACGCCCAGCGCACGCTGGACCGACTGCGGGCGCTGCACGCGGTGGCCATCGTCAACGAGAACGACACCGTGGCCACCAACGAGATCCGCTTCGGTGACAACGACCGGCTCTCAGCGCTGGTGGCCCACCTGGTGGGTGCCGATGCGCTGATTCTGCTCTCCGACATCGACGGGCTCTACGACGCCGATCCCCGCAAGGCCGACGCGCGTTTCATCCCCGAGGTGACCGGGCCGGACGACCTCGACGGGGTGGTGGCCGGGCAGGGCAGCGCGCTGGGCACCGGCGGGATGCGTTCCAAGCTGTCCTCGGCGCTGCTGGCCGCCGACGCCGGGTTGCCGGTGCTGCTGGCCGCTGCGACCGACGCCGCCACGGCGCTCACCGACGCCTCGGTGGGCACCGTGTTCGCCCCGCGGCCGGACCGGATGTCGGCACGCCGGTTCTGGGTCCGCTACGCCGCGGAGGCATCGGGGGCGCTGACGCTGGACGCCGGGGCGGTGCGCGCGGTGGTCAAGCAGCGGCGCTCATTGCTGCCCGCCGGTATCACCGCCGTGTCAGGCCGGTTCTTCGGCGGCGACGTCGTCGAGCTGCGCGGGCCCGTCGAGCAGATGGTGGCGCGCGGTGTGGTGGCCTATGACGCTGCCGAGTTGGCCACGATGATCGGTCGGTCCACCAGTGACCTGCCCGCCGAGATGCGCAGGCCGGCCGTACACGCCGACGACTTGGTGGCGGTCTAG